In Providencia sneebia DSM 19967, one DNA window encodes the following:
- a CDS encoding D-amino acid dehydrogenase: MKILVLGAGVIGVTTAWYLAQEGHEVTVLDRQYDVAEETSAGNAGQISPGYATPWGAPGIPLKAVKWMFEKHAPLAIRPDGTLFQLRWMWQMLKNCDIQHYAMNKSRMVRIAEYSRDCIRQLRSDTGIAYEGRQGGTLQLFRTAKQFDSAANDIAILQQEGVPYELLTANELAKAEPALEFVKDKLTGGLRLPNDETGDCQQFTKQLAKMAQDIGVKFLFGQKIEQILTDGNKVSGIRCDGNLLQADRYVVAMGSYSTAILQNLVKIPVYPLKGYSLTMPIMDFQRAPVSTVLDETYKIAVTRFDERIRVGGMAEVVGFNLNVLKKRCETLKMVVEDLYPGGGDITQATFWTGLRPMTPDGTPIVGPTAYSNLYLNTGHGTLGWTMACGSGKLLADLISGNKPDIASDDLSVFRYLDGFNTKLVTNGDLIPAR; this comes from the coding sequence ATGAAGATTTTAGTCTTAGGGGCTGGAGTTATTGGTGTTACAACGGCTTGGTATTTAGCGCAAGAAGGGCATGAAGTGACGGTGTTGGATAGGCAATATGATGTTGCTGAAGAAACCAGTGCGGGCAATGCAGGGCAAATTTCTCCTGGCTATGCAACGCCATGGGGAGCACCGGGTATCCCACTCAAAGCCGTTAAATGGATGTTTGAAAAACATGCACCACTCGCCATTAGACCAGATGGAACATTATTTCAGTTACGCTGGATGTGGCAGATGTTAAAAAATTGTGATATTCAACACTACGCAATGAATAAAAGCAGAATGGTGCGTATTGCTGAATATAGCCGTGATTGTATCCGTCAACTTCGTTCAGATACAGGAATTGCTTATGAAGGACGCCAAGGTGGCACATTACAGCTATTTCGGACAGCTAAACAATTTGATAGTGCGGCGAATGATATTGCTATTTTGCAGCAAGAAGGTGTGCCATATGAGTTATTAACTGCCAATGAGCTTGCAAAAGCAGAGCCTGCACTTGAATTCGTCAAAGATAAACTCACAGGTGGGCTGCGACTACCTAATGATGAAACAGGTGATTGCCAGCAATTCACTAAGCAGCTCGCCAAGATGGCGCAAGATATTGGGGTGAAATTTCTTTTTGGTCAAAAAATTGAACAAATTTTAACGGACGGCAACAAAGTAAGTGGTATTCGCTGTGATGGCAATTTATTGCAAGCGGATCGTTATGTTGTTGCTATGGGATCTTATTCCACTGCTATTTTACAAAATTTAGTAAAAATCCCTGTTTACCCATTAAAAGGCTACTCTTTAACCATGCCAATCATGGATTTTCAAAGAGCGCCAGTATCTACCGTTTTAGATGAAACATATAAAATTGCGGTGACACGTTTTGATGAGCGGATCCGCGTTGGTGGCATGGCTGAGGTGGTTGGATTCAATCTCAATGTATTAAAAAAACGTTGTGAAACATTGAAAATGGTTGTTGAAGATCTTTATCCGGGTGGTGGTGATATTACGCAAGCAACATTTTGGACTGGATTACGTCCCATGACGCCAGATGGAACGCCAATTGTAGGTCCAACAGCTTATAGCAATTTATATTTAAACACGGGGCATGGCACATTAGGTTGGACAATGGCTTGTGGCTCGGGCAAGTTACTGGCGGATTTAATTTCGGGTAATAAGCCTGATATAGCTTCCGATGATTTATCTGTTTTCAGATATCTTGATGGGTTTAATACTAAATTGGTGACAAATGGTGATTTAATACCTGCTCGCTAA
- the fadR gene encoding fatty acid metabolism transcriptional regulator FadR produces MVIKAQSPAGFAEEYIIESIWNNRFAPGTILPAERELSELIGVTRTTLREVLQRLARDGWLTIQHGKPTKVNNYWETSGLNILETLARLDHERVPQLIDNLLAVRTNIAAIFIRTAFRQNPEKSLEVLAEREKVADNADAFSALDYNVFRGLAFASGNPIYGLIINGLKGLYTRVGRYYFSNPEARRLALNFYQQLVNLCREQAYDRIMECVRNYGKESGLIWHNMQSNMPSDLAQFR; encoded by the coding sequence ATGGTTATAAAAGCTCAGAGCCCTGCTGGTTTTGCGGAAGAGTATATTATTGAAAGTATATGGAATAATCGCTTTGCGCCAGGAACAATTTTACCTGCTGAACGTGAGCTTTCTGAACTCATCGGGGTAACACGTACCACGCTTCGTGAAGTACTTCAACGTCTGGCAAGAGATGGCTGGTTAACCATACAACATGGAAAACCAACGAAGGTAAATAACTATTGGGAGACGTCAGGACTTAATATTTTAGAAACGTTGGCAAGATTGGATCATGAACGCGTACCGCAATTGATCGATAATTTATTGGCAGTGCGAACGAATATTGCTGCGATTTTTATTCGTACAGCGTTTAGACAAAATCCTGAAAAATCATTAGAAGTTTTAGCAGAGCGTGAAAAGGTTGCTGATAATGCCGATGCTTTCAGTGCACTGGATTATAATGTCTTCCGTGGCTTAGCATTCGCGTCGGGTAACCCGATTTATGGTTTAATTATTAATGGGCTGAAAGGGCTGTATACACGCGTTGGCCGCTATTATTTTTCTAATCCAGAAGCAAGACGTCTTGCCTTAAATTTTTATCAGCAATTGGTCAATTTATGTCGAGAACAAGCTTATGATCGCATTATGGAATGTGTGAGAAATTACGGTAAAGAGAGTGGCTTAATTTGGCATAATATGCAAAGTAACATGCCAAGTGATTTAGCTCAGTTTCGTTAA